A genomic window from Cyprinus carpio isolate SPL01 chromosome A2, ASM1834038v1, whole genome shotgun sequence includes:
- the LOC109099733 gene encoding charged multivesicular body protein 5-like, translating to MNRIFGRSKQTPTPNLSDCVGNVDTRIESIDKKIARIDAELMKYKDQMKKMRDGPSKNTVKQKAMRVLKQKRMYEGQRDQLSQQSFNMEQANYTIQSLRDTKTIVEAMKIGAKEMKKAYKQVKMDQIEDLQDQLEDMMEEANEVQEALSRSYGTPEIDEDELEAELDALGDELLLDDDSSYLDEASSAPSIPEGMPSDTKTNKDGVLVDEFGLPQIPAT from the exons ATGAACCGAATTTTCGGTCGGAGCAAACAAACGCCTACTCCTAACCTTTCTGACTGCGTAGGCAAT GTGGATACGAGGATCGAGTCCATCGATAAGAAAATAGCGAGAATCGACGCAGAGCTAATGAAGTATAAGGACCAAATGAAAAAGATGAGGGATGGACCCTCAAAA AATACAGTGAAACAGAAGGCGATGAGAGTACTGAAACAAAAGAGAAT GTATGAAGGTCAAAGAGATCAGCTTTCCCAGCAGTCATTTAATATGGAACAAGCCAACTATACAATCCAGTCTTTAAGGGACACCAAAACAata GTGGAGGCTATGAAGATTGGAGCAAAAGAAATGAAGAAAGCATATAAACAAGTGAAGATGGATCAGATTGAA GACCTGCAGGATCAACTGGAGGACATGATGGAAGAGGCCAACGAGGTGCAGGAAGCTCTCAGTCGCAGCTATGGCACTCCAGAGATCGATGAGGATGAGCTAGAAGCag AGCTGGATGCTCTGGGAGATGAGTTACTGCTGGATGATGACAGCTCTTACTTAGATGAAGCCTCGTCTGCACCCTCGATTCCTGAAGGAATGCCCAGCGACACTAAAACCAATAAG GATGGCGTTCTGGTCGATGAGTTTGGCCTACCACAGATCCCTGCCACATAA